AAAAATCAGTTGAAGAATTGAAATTTAGCAAAAATATTTTATTTCACCTTAGTGGGCTTGGTATAAGTTTAAGTTTATCTAAAAAGATTTATAATATTTTTCGTGAAAATACTTTAGAAGTTATTAATGAAAACCCATACAAACTGATTAAAAATGTAAAGGGTATTGGTTTTTTAAAAGCTGATGAAATAGCTTTAAAGAATAATTTAGATAAAAATAGTCCTTATAGAATTGAATCAGCTATTATTTACGTTTTAAATCAAAAATCCATAAATTTTGGACATGTTTACTATCCTAAGGAAAAACTTACCGATGAAGTTTCTAAACTAATAGGAGTTGAAAAAGAACTTATAGAACCTGTATATATGAATTTACTTTTATCTTCTGAAATAGTTATAGACAATTCATTTGAAGAATCAAATGTTTATTTAGATTATTTATATGTTTCTGAAAGCTTTATTGCAAGTAAACTAGCAAAAATGGCTTTAAATGAAGATTTTAAGATTCTATTTGACATTGATAAGGAGATTAAAACTGCAATCAAAAGTTTGTCCATAAAACTGTCAGATATTCAGATAAATGCTATAAGCTCTTGTTTTAAAGAAAATATTTCTATTATAACTGGTGGTCCGGGCACAGGGAAAACCACAATAATAAATACAATATCAAAGATATATTTAGATAATGGATATAATATTTCTCTTTGTGCTCCAACAGGTAGAGCTGCAAAAAGAATCGAAGAAACTACAGGGATAGAAGCCAAGACTATTCATAGAATGTTAGGATATATTCCAAGTAGTTATGATGATATTGGACATTTCGAATATAATGAAGATAATCCTTTGGATACTGATGCAATTATTATTGATGAGATGAGTATGGTTGATGTAGTTCTTTTTGAAAAACTTTTAAGAGGAGTGAAAGATAATACGAGATTAGTAATTGTAGGCGATGTTGATCAGCTTCCAAGTGTCGGTGCAGGAAATGTCTTAAGGGATTTAATTAATTCCAAAAAGATAAAATATACAAAACTTGTTGATATTTTTAGACAATCCGAAAGTAGTAATATAATTGTTAATGCTCACAAAATAAATAATGGGCAAGAGCCAATTTTAAATGAAAAAAATAGTGATTTTTTCTTTTTAAAAACTGAAACACCAGTAATTACCAGAAATGTTGTAGTTGATTTGATTAGTAAAAGACTTCCGAAAGCCTATGGTTATGATTTTTCTAAAGATATTCAAATTCTTACTCAAAGCAGAAAAGGAATCTGTGGAGTTTTTGAATTAAATAGATTGTTACAGGATATTTTAAATCCGAAAATTGAAACAATTGATGAACTATTAGTTGGTAATAAACTTTTTCGTGTAAATGATAAAGTTATGCAAACTAAAAATAATTATAATCTTTCTTTTTTTGATTCTGACGGAGAAGAAAATTTTGGTGTATATAATGGAGATATGGGACATATTATTTTTATTGATAAATCGAGTAAGAAGTTGACAGTTAAAATGGATGATAATAGGGTTATAGATTATACCTTAGAAGATTTAGATAATTTAGAATTAGCTTATGCAATAACTATACATAAGTCTCAAGGTTCTGAATTTAAATCTGTAATTATTCCTATGTTTGATGGATATAGACTACTTCAAACTAGAAATTTATTATATACTGCAATTACAAGAGCTAAGGAAAATATTGTACTAGTTGGAGATAAGAATGTTATGAACAATATGATTAGAAACAATACTATAAATAGCAGATATTCTAATTTGGAAAATAGGATAAAACATTTTTACGGTCTTGTAGAGGAATTGTTGTAATGATAAAAAAATTTTTAAAAAGTTTCTTTTTTAATGAAGATTATTGTTTTTTCTGTAAAGATAATATTGTAAAAGACTTTTATTTGTGTGAGGATTGTATATCCAAAATCAGAAAATATGATAAGGAAATTTTTAATGATTATGGTGAGAATTGTTTTAAAAAAGATATTTTATTCTATTATTCTGGAATACTAAAGACAAAAGTTAAGGAATTTAAGTTTGAAAATGGAGTATATTTAAAAAATCCTTTTGGAAAGTTGATATATGACAATTTAGATAAATCTTTGCTTGAAAAGATAGATTATATTGCTTATGTTCCTTCAAGTAAAAAGAAAATTAAACTTAGAGGATATAATCATTCAAAACTTCTTGCAGAGGAAATTTCAAAGTACTCAAACATACAGTTGTTTGATAATCTTCATAAGATAAAAAATACAAAATCACAACATTTTTTATCCCTTGAAGAAAGAAGCGTAAATTTAAAAAATTCTTTTTTAGTTGATTGTGATTTAACGGGAAAGAATATTTTACTATTAGATGATATACATACAAGTGGTGCAACAATTGATGAATGCTATAAAGAATTAAAAAAGTCTAATTGTAATTTTGTATGGGCTGTATGCTTATGTGGAGTTTATTAATATTTATAATTAAGTAAGTTATTTTTAACTTGCTTTTTTATTGTTAAAATACAATATTTCTAAATTTAACTAACTTAAAATGGCATAAAAAACTATGTTTAAAAATAATTTAGATATATTATTTTTAAAAATTTTGTTATAAAAAGTCGAAAAAAAGTCATTATTATAATTGTAAACAGTTTTCTAAAATGATATAATATAAGGGCAAATCATACAATTTATGTTTCACTAATATATAGGGGGAATTATGAAAATATTTAAAAAAATTTTAATTTCATCTTTGGCACTTGTTTTAAGTGCAGGACTTCTTGTGGGCTGTGGCTCTAAAAAAGAAGAAAAAAAATCTGCTGATGGAAAAATAACTATTGAAAAACTTACAATTGGTTTTGTACCTTCAAGAGAACCGTCAGAAATAGTTACTGCAACTGAACCTTTAAAGAATTTATTAAAGGAACAATTAGCAAAAGAAGGATATGATGTTAAAAATGTTGAAATAACAGTTGGAACAAGTTTTGAAGCGGTAGGAGAAGGACTTAATGCTGGAACACTTGATATTGGATTTATTCCAGCGGGAACTTATGTTTTATATAGAGATGGAGCGGAAGTTCTTTTGACTGCTACTAGAAAAGGACTTTCTGTAAATGATGATTCTGCTAAGGTTTGGAACGAACAAAAACCTACAAAGAAAACAGAAGATCAAGTTACTTCTTATAGAGCATTAATTATTGCTGGACCATCTGAAAAAGGACAAGCTATAGCTAAAAAAGTAAATGCTGGAGAAAAATTAACTTGGGATGATGTAAAAGATTTAAAATGGAGTGTTATGAATCCAACTTCACCTGCAGGATATATTTACCCAACTCTTTGGTTAAATGAAAATTTTGGAAAAACTATTAAAGATTTAGGAAATAATGCAATTTTAAGTGATTCTTACGGCTCTGCTTTTGCTAGACTTGCTTCAGGTCAAGTAGATGTACTTTGTACATATGCTGATGCTAGACTTGACCAAGAAAAGAAATGGACTGAAAATTATGGAAGAAAAACATCAATTTGGGAAGAAACAAATCTAATTGGTGTTACAACTCCTATATATAATGATACTGTAAGTGTTTCTAAAAAATCTAAGAATATAACACCCGAATTCAAAAAAGCTCTTGAAAAATCACTTATTGAAATAGCTAAAACTGAAGAAGGAAAAAAAGTTATATCTGTTTATAGTCATGAAGGTTATCAACCAGCAAAGGATAGTGACTACGATAATGAAGCAAAAGCTCAAGATATTGTAAAAAAATTAAAATAATGATGAATTAATTAAATTGTGTGAGTATTAGGGAGAGAGAAATCTCTCCTTTTTTAACAAAATATATGGAGAAAAAAATGATAGAATTTAAAAAAGTTAGTAAAGTTTATCCTAATGGTACAAAGGGATTAATAGATGTCGATTTAAAAATAGATCAGGGAGAGTTTGTAGCGATTATAGGACTTTCTGGATCAGGTAAATCTACATTAATTAGATGTGTCAATAAGATGCATGAAATTACTTCAGGAGAATTAATTGTAAATGATGTTGATGTAAAAAAATTAAGTGGATCAGATATTAGAAAGTTTCGAAGAAAAATTGGAATGATTTTTCAATCTTTCAACTTAGTTACAAGAACTACAGTTATAAAAAATGTTTTAACTGCATTTGTTCCGGATTTAACAGGTTTTAGAAAATTTTTTGGGATATTTCCTAAGGAATGCAAGATAAAATCTTTAGAAGCTTTAGATAAAGTAGATATGTTGGAAAAAGCTTATGTAAGAGTTGACCAACTTTCGGGAGGTCAACAACAAAGAGTAGCTTTAGCAAGAGCCTTAGGTCAAAACCCTCAAATTATTTTAGCCGATGAACCAGTTGCCGCTCTAGATCCTGTAACTTCAAATCAAGTTATGGAAGATTTTAGAAAAATTAATAAAGAAAATAATATTACAATTTTAATTAATATTCATGACGTAGATTTAGCTTTAAAATATTGTGATAGAGTTGTTGGAATAAACAAAGGTAGAATTGTTTATGATGGATCAGCAAGTGATATTACAAAGGAAATCTTAGATAAAATTTACCAAAAAGATTTATTTGAAACTGGAGAATAATATGAAAAATATATTTGATACCATATTTCCAAAAGAAAAGATAACTTTAGATAATGGAAAAGTTGCTTTCAGGCCACGTTCAAAAACTCCTTTAATTACAGTTATCGTAATTTTTTTAATGTATATTTCAGTAAAGGTTACTGGTTTTAATTTTGAAGTATTTAAAAATTTTGGAAACTTTTTTAATATTTTAAAAGGGATGATTCCACCTGATTTTAGTTATTCTAAAGAAGTTTTAACTCCACTTTTTGATACTATAAAAATGTCTTTGATGGGGTCGTTTTTAGGAGCATTAGTTTCATTACCTATTGCAATTTTAGCTTCCAGCAATATAACTAAAAATAAATTTGTAAATGGATTTTTTAAATTATTTTTAAGTATTTTAAGAACTCTACCTTCTCTTGTTTGTGCTTTAATAGCAACTTATATATGGGGTCTTGGTACTTTTGCAGGAACTGTCGCAATCTTTATTTTTTCATTATCTTATGTTGGAAAATTATTGTATGAGTCAATTGAAACTGTTGATATGGGTGCTTTTGAATGTATGGAATCTATGGGATTTACTAAATTCTATGCTTTTAGATATGCTATATTACCAGTTGTTTTACCTTCATATATTTCAACAGCATTATTCAACTTTGAAGGTAATGTTAGATATGCAGCAATTTTAGGTTATGTTGGTGCAGGCGGTATCGGTATGATTTTGAATGAAAAACTCGGTTGGAGAGAATATTCAAAAGTTGGTACTATAGTATTTTTATTACTTTTAACTGTTTTTGTAATAGAAATTATAAGTGAACATTTTAGAGGAAGGTTGGAGTAATGGAAATGGTGAATTCAAAAGTAGAAGAAAAATTAAAAAAAGAGCCAAAATCATATACTTATATCATTGCAGTTATTGTAATAGTTTTAGGACTTTTAGTTTGGTCAGCAATGTCCATTAAAAAAGGCGATGATGTAAAAGACTCAATGACAATTGCTAAAAATATTATAAATGGTATATTACATCCTGATTTGGAATTTCTTTTTAGATTCGATAGTAAAGGTGTAATTTATTTGCTTTTTGAAACAATGTGTATTGCATTTTTAGGTACAATAATTGGAGCAATTATTTCTATTCCTTTTGCATTCATTTCTGCAAAGAAAATTGTTTCAAAATATGTAGCTGTAATTGGAAGATTTTTTACAATGTGCGTTAGAACTGTTCCGGCTTTTATCTACGGACTTATGTTTATAGGCGTTACTGGGCCCGGAGCATTGGCAGGTGTATTTACAATGTCAGTTGTTTCAATAGGAATGGTTACTAAATTGTATATAGATGTTATAGAAGATTTAGATTTTGGTATTATCGAATCTCTTTCAGCGATTGGATGTACTAAAATTGAGCAAATAAGATATGGAATTTTACCACAAATTTATTCAAAATTAATTTCTATTGTTATTTATAGATTTGATATGAATTTAAGAGATGCATCTGTTCTTGGACTTGTTGGAGCAGGTGGAATCGGGGCACCACTTATTTTTGCGATGAATAATTATCGTTGGAATGAAGTTGGGTCAATTTTAGTTGGAATAATTATTTTAGTTTTAATTATAGAAGTTTTTTCAAATAATGTAAGAAGAAAATTAGCGAGGGGATATTAATGGCTTTTAAAATTTTATCTACCACTGATGTTCATGGTAATTTACTGGCATATAATTTTGTAAACTCTGCTATAGCAAATAAAGGACTTTCAAGGTTTTCGACTTTTTTAGAAGAGGAAAGAAAAAAGGGGAAAGTAATTTATGTTGATAATGGAGATATAAATCAAGGAACACCTTTGGTAACTTATGCTAATGCTAATTTAAAAGAAAATATTGTTGCTAAAGCTCTTAATTATTTACATTGTGATTATATTAATATAGGAAATCACGATTTTAACTATGGTAGTGAGTTTTTATATAATTATGTTAAAGAAACCAATGCAAAATGTATTACCGGTAATGTAAAGTATAAAAATAAAAAATTTGGAAGTACAGATATTATTGATATAGATAATAAAAAAGTTGCACTAATCGGAGTTGTAACTGACTATATTGACCATTGGGAAAATCCTAAAAATTTAGAAAATTTGGAAATTTTAAATGTTTTTGAAACTGTTAAAAACTCAGTTGAGGTTGTTAGAGATAAGGTTGATTATGTTGTAGTTTTTTATCATGGCGGTTTTGAAAGAGACTTAGAAAGTGGGAATCCTACCGAAAACTTGACAGGAGAAAATGTCGGTTATGAGATTTGTGATAAAATTTCCGGAATAGATGTTTTAGTTACAGGACATCAACATAGGACTTTAACAGGAAAGATAAAAGATACTTTTGTAATACAATGTGCAGATGGATGTGCAACTTGTATGGAAATTTTATTTGATGAAAATATTTCAGTTAATCTTAAAGATATTTCAGAATATGAAATTGATTCTGAAATGGAAGAAAAATTTAAAGAAGTTTTAAATGAAACTGAAAAATGGTTGGATGTAGAAATTGGTAGTTGTAATAAAGAAATGTATATTTCTGATACAAAGTCTGCTCAATTGGAAAAACATTCAATTACAAGTTTTATAAACAAAATTCAAAAGGAAACTATGGGAGCGGATATTTCTTCTTGTTGTCTTTTTGAAGTTATGCCCGGTTTTGGTAAAAATTTAAGATATAGAGATATAATTTTAAATTATCCATTCCCAAATACATTAGTTTTAAAAGAAATGAGCGGGCAAAATATTTTAGATTATTTAACGCAGCTTTCAACTTACTGGATAGTGAAAGACAATAGAATTGATATTAATCCAAAGTTTTTATATCCAAAAAGAGAGATGTATAATTATGATATGCTTGATGGAATAGAATATACAATGAACATTTCAAAAAATGGAAAAAATTTCATAACAGACGTAAAAGTTGATGGAGACGAGCTGATTTTAGATAAAAAATATAAACTTGTATTAAATAATTATAGAGCGACAGGAGGAGGAAATTTTTCGTTTTTCCCAGAACTTAAAACTCTTAAAGAAGATACGAGGGATATCGCCGAAGTTTTGATTGATTATGTAAAAGATAATAATTATGTTAAAATTGAGGACAAGAATAATATAAAATTAAAAATAGTAGATTAGGTAAAAAGACTATTGCAATAGATGCAATAGTCTTTTATATATAAAGAGAAAATACAAAAAGGTTGGAAATTATTCCAACCTAAACTTTTAAAAATTCTATATCTTAATTTTATCTGTAAAATGATCCTTGTTGCCATCCGCCTTTTAAATATATTGCATGAGCAATCATACTTACTAATACATTTGAAATTGCCATTGCAAGCCATATACCTGTTGCACCATAACTTGTAAAATTCTTGAAAAAAAGTATTAATGGAAGCCTTATTATCCAAAGTCTTATCATATCTATAGCCATTGAATACTTACTATTTCCAGAACCTTGGAAAAGTCCTTGATATACAAAAAACATATTTAACATTACAAGAGTTATTAATGTATAGAACATATAACTATTTGCTTGTACCATAAGTACTGAATCTTTTGGTGCACTTATAAAGAAAGATAAAATTTCATATCTAAATATAAAACTAATTATTGCAATTATAATTGACATAATAATTATAATAATAGAAGCTTTTTTAAATGTTTCTTTAACTCTCTTAATATTATTATTTCCTATATTTTGTCCAATAATTGAAGTTATTGCTGAGCCTACTCCGCCTGGAGGAATATTTAAAAGTCCACTTATTCTATTTACCATTCCATAAGCGGCAACAGTTTCTGTTCCATAGCTTTGAATAAATGAGTTCATTATCATGAAACCTATGGCAGTTCCAACTTGCCCTATTACTGATGGTAAAGTAATTCTATAAATTCTTTTTAGAATATGTTTTTCCCATTTAATATATATTAAACTATTTAGGTTTAATTTAATAATATCTTTGTTTATTCTTAAATGAATAAATCCAACAATACACATTATTCCTTGTGTTAATACTGTTGCAACAGCCGCACCCTTTACTCCAAGTCCAAATCCTGAAATTGATGTAAAAGGAATTATATCAAAAATAAAAATCGGATTTAAAATCATATTTAATATAACACAAATTGTACTTATCATTGTAGGAATTGTGTTTTTGCCCTGAGCAGATAATATTGATGAATATATGTAGTAGAGAAATATAAATGGAATTCCAAGATAGCTATATTTTAAATAGATTATACTATATTTTGCTAAATCTCCAGTTGCACCCATCATTTTTACTATCAAATCAGCACTAAAATATCCTAACAACATAAATACTATAGAAAATAGTAAAGAAATATTAACTAAAGTATCCGCATATTTTTGTGCATGTAAATAATCTTTTCGACCTAATAATTGAGAAATTAAAGATATAGCAGCTATTGACAGTCCAATCCCAATAGAATTAAATAAAAAAATAACAGGCCAAGTAAAACTTGTTGATGCAAATTCTGCTGTTCCTAATTTTCCTAGCCAAAAGGCATCTGCAAGAGAGTATAACTGTTGAATAAAATTGTTTAAAATAATTGGAATGGATATTATTGCGATTATTTTGTAAATATTACCATGTAGAATCATTTCGCTTCGTTCTTTTTTCATACAACACCTCCCATAAAAATTTATACCTTTATTATATTCCACAAATATAGTGGAATAAAACATATTTAAATAAAAATCTTTTAAAAATATTATAATAATAGTAAAAAATGTACTTTTAAATTATTTAGTTCAACTAATTTTTTGAAAATATTTATCATTAATTATAGAAATTTATTATAATTTCTTATAAATTTGTTAGTTTACTAAAAATTATATTATCAGTGTAATATCAATAATAAAAAATAATATTATTATCTTAAAATAAATTATGATAAATTATAAAAATATGATATAATAATTATATCTTTATCCTTTGTGATAAAGTTGCATTTATTTTATTTCCATAATTATATTAAAATAATATGGATTAGATAATTTAGGAGGAAAATATGAAAAAATCAAGAATTTTATCTTTAATGCTTGCTGGCTTAATGTTAGTTGGTTGTCAATCTAAAAAAGCAGAAGATAAAAAAGAAGAAAAGCAGGTAGAAACTACTAAAAACTTTGAAGGAAAAACTTTAAATGTTGTAGCTACGTCTGAAAAATATAAAAAACTTTTTGATAAGTTTTCAGATGAAACTAAGGCTAAAGTTGAATTTCTTTCAATGTCAAGTGGAGAAGTAATTGCTAAAATTAAAGCTGAAGGTGGAAAACCAAGTGCTGATGTTTGGTTTGGTGGCGGAATTGATGCCTTTATGAAAGCTAAATCAGATGGTCTTTTAGAAATGTATAAACCTGAAGGATTTGATAAAATTAAAGAAGGATTTAAAGATAATGAAGGTTACTGGATTTCAAAGGGAGTTACAGTTGTAGGATTTTTAGTAAATAATAAAATTTTAGAAGAAAAAGGACTTAAAGTACCTAAAACTTGGGAAGAAATTGTAGATCCTAAGTATAAAGATGAAATTATTATGGCAAATCCTGCTGTTTCAGGAACTAGTTTTGCAAATGTTAAAGGCCTTATAGATAAGTATGGAGAAGAAAAGGCCTGGGAATATTTTAAAAAGTTAAATGATAATGTTAAGTTCTATGGAAAAAGAGGAAAAGATCCACAAGAAAAAACAGTAGCAGGAGAATTTGGAATAGGAATTATTCCAATTGATAAATCAGCTTTTGATGTAGCTGAAAAAAATAATTTAACTGCAATTTATCCAGAAGATGGTTTATGCTGGGTACCAGAAGGTGTAGCAATTTTTAAGAACAGTCCAAACCTTGAAGTTGCAAAAGCATTTGAAGATTTTATTTTAAGACCTGAAAATCAACAATTGATTGCTGAACTTGATGGAAAAGATGGTGGTCAAATGGTAATTGAAGGAACTAAAGGGTATGATCTTGGCTTACCTAAAGATAAATTTATAAAAGAGGATATAGAAAGTTTTGGTTCACAAAGAGAAGCTATTCTTAAGAAATGGGCAGAATTAACACAAGGAAAATAAAATTTCACGATAATTTTTATCGAGAATATTTTTAGAAATCTTGTTGTTTTACAATAGAAAATAGGGAGAGCAATCTCCCTTTTTAATTAATTAAAGTTATGAAAAGATATTTTAAATTTTTAGATGCAATTATTATATTAACTCTTGTTTTTTGTTTATTTACTTTTATTTTATTTCCTTTCTTAAAAGTTTTTACTTCCACATTTTTTAATGAAGGAAAATTTACTTTAGAAGGATTCACTTTTTTAAAAACACAGAGTAAACTTTTATATAATTCAATTTTTGTAGCAATTTTTGCTACCATAATTACAACAATTGTTTCAGTTTCTATTGGAATTTTTTGTTTTAGTATTAGAAAGAGTATAAAGAGATTAATTTCATTTGTTTTAATGATTACAATGATATCTCCACCTTTTGTTTCATCATTAGCATATATAAAACTTTTTGGAAGAAGAGGTTTCATAACACATGATATTTTTAAGCTTTCATTTAATGCTTATGGTTCATTTGGTGTTATTTTAATGCAAAGTATAGGTCTTATTTCTTTGAGTGCTCTTATGATTATATCTACACTAGATAATATTGATAAGGAGCAAATAAATAGTGCAAGATCTTTAGGGGCAAAAACAAATAATATTATTTTAGATATTATTTTACCTCAATTATTACCTAGCATAAAAGTTGTTGCAATTTTAAGTTTTATAAGAAGTATTGCTGATTTTTCTACACCTTTAATAATAGGTGGTTCTTTTGAAACTTTAGCTTCAAAATCATATAATGTTTTTATTTCTGATGGAAATATTATTCAGGCTGGAGCTATGAATATAATACTTTGTATTCCAGTTATTTTTACTTTTATATTTTATATAAAGAATTCAAGAATAATTTCAAATACAAATTTTGGATCTAATGTGTCAGAAGTTAATATTGAAAAGAAAGGTATTGTTTTTTCCTTTGCAATTT
Above is a genomic segment from Parvimonas micra containing:
- the recD2 gene encoding SF1B family DNA helicase RecD2; amino-acid sequence: MKLTGEVIKVRYVNEENGYSVFDLNTSDGEIKIVGIFDSVNVGESLEVEGEFTYDNKYGEQLNVTSYQKKLPSSITEIQKYLASGIISTIGTKNASYIVEQFGKESLNIVFDETDRLIEVRGIGKKSIEKIKKSVEELKFSKNILFHLSGLGISLSLSKKIYNIFRENTLEVINENPYKLIKNVKGIGFLKADEIALKNNLDKNSPYRIESAIIYVLNQKSINFGHVYYPKEKLTDEVSKLIGVEKELIEPVYMNLLLSSEIVIDNSFEESNVYLDYLYVSESFIASKLAKMALNEDFKILFDIDKEIKTAIKSLSIKLSDIQINAISSCFKENISIITGGPGTGKTTIINTISKIYLDNGYNISLCAPTGRAAKRIEETTGIEAKTIHRMLGYIPSSYDDIGHFEYNEDNPLDTDAIIIDEMSMVDVVLFEKLLRGVKDNTRLVIVGDVDQLPSVGAGNVLRDLINSKKIKYTKLVDIFRQSESSNIIVNAHKINNGQEPILNEKNSDFFFLKTETPVITRNVVVDLISKRLPKAYGYDFSKDIQILTQSRKGICGVFELNRLLQDILNPKIETIDELLVGNKLFRVNDKVMQTKNNYNLSFFDSDGEENFGVYNGDMGHIIFIDKSSKKLTVKMDDNRVIDYTLEDLDNLELAYAITIHKSQGSEFKSVIIPMFDGYRLLQTRNLLYTAITRAKENIVLVGDKNVMNNMIRNNTINSRYSNLENRIKHFYGLVEELL
- a CDS encoding ComF family protein, with the protein product MIKKFLKSFFFNEDYCFFCKDNIVKDFYLCEDCISKIRKYDKEIFNDYGENCFKKDILFYYSGILKTKVKEFKFENGVYLKNPFGKLIYDNLDKSLLEKIDYIAYVPSSKKKIKLRGYNHSKLLAEEISKYSNIQLFDNLHKIKNTKSQHFLSLEERSVNLKNSFLVDCDLTGKNILLLDDIHTSGATIDECYKELKKSNCNFVWAVCLCGVY
- a CDS encoding phosphate/phosphite/phosphonate ABC transporter substrate-binding protein — protein: MKIFKKILISSLALVLSAGLLVGCGSKKEEKKSADGKITIEKLTIGFVPSREPSEIVTATEPLKNLLKEQLAKEGYDVKNVEITVGTSFEAVGEGLNAGTLDIGFIPAGTYVLYRDGAEVLLTATRKGLSVNDDSAKVWNEQKPTKKTEDQVTSYRALIIAGPSEKGQAIAKKVNAGEKLTWDDVKDLKWSVMNPTSPAGYIYPTLWLNENFGKTIKDLGNNAILSDSYGSAFARLASGQVDVLCTYADARLDQEKKWTENYGRKTSIWEETNLIGVTTPIYNDTVSVSKKSKNITPEFKKALEKSLIEIAKTEEGKKVISVYSHEGYQPAKDSDYDNEAKAQDIVKKLK
- the phnC gene encoding phosphonate ABC transporter ATP-binding protein gives rise to the protein MIEFKKVSKVYPNGTKGLIDVDLKIDQGEFVAIIGLSGSGKSTLIRCVNKMHEITSGELIVNDVDVKKLSGSDIRKFRRKIGMIFQSFNLVTRTTVIKNVLTAFVPDLTGFRKFFGIFPKECKIKSLEALDKVDMLEKAYVRVDQLSGGQQQRVALARALGQNPQIILADEPVAALDPVTSNQVMEDFRKINKENNITILINIHDVDLALKYCDRVVGINKGRIVYDGSASDITKEILDKIYQKDLFETGE
- the phnE gene encoding phosphonate ABC transporter, permease protein PhnE codes for the protein MKNIFDTIFPKEKITLDNGKVAFRPRSKTPLITVIVIFLMYISVKVTGFNFEVFKNFGNFFNILKGMIPPDFSYSKEVLTPLFDTIKMSLMGSFLGALVSLPIAILASSNITKNKFVNGFFKLFLSILRTLPSLVCALIATYIWGLGTFAGTVAIFIFSLSYVGKLLYESIETVDMGAFECMESMGFTKFYAFRYAILPVVLPSYISTALFNFEGNVRYAAILGYVGAGGIGMILNEKLGWREYSKVGTIVFLLLLTVFVIEIISEHFRGRLE
- the phnE gene encoding phosphonate ABC transporter, permease protein PhnE translates to MVNSKVEEKLKKEPKSYTYIIAVIVIVLGLLVWSAMSIKKGDDVKDSMTIAKNIINGILHPDLEFLFRFDSKGVIYLLFETMCIAFLGTIIGAIISIPFAFISAKKIVSKYVAVIGRFFTMCVRTVPAFIYGLMFIGVTGPGALAGVFTMSVVSIGMVTKLYIDVIEDLDFGIIESLSAIGCTKIEQIRYGILPQIYSKLISIVIYRFDMNLRDASVLGLVGAGGIGAPLIFAMNNYRWNEVGSILVGIIILVLIIEVFSNNVRRKLARGY
- a CDS encoding bifunctional UDP-sugar hydrolase/5'-nucleotidase; protein product: MAFKILSTTDVHGNLLAYNFVNSAIANKGLSRFSTFLEEERKKGKVIYVDNGDINQGTPLVTYANANLKENIVAKALNYLHCDYINIGNHDFNYGSEFLYNYVKETNAKCITGNVKYKNKKFGSTDIIDIDNKKVALIGVVTDYIDHWENPKNLENLEILNVFETVKNSVEVVRDKVDYVVVFYHGGFERDLESGNPTENLTGENVGYEICDKISGIDVLVTGHQHRTLTGKIKDTFVIQCADGCATCMEILFDENISVNLKDISEYEIDSEMEEKFKEVLNETEKWLDVEIGSCNKEMYISDTKSAQLEKHSITSFINKIQKETMGADISSCCLFEVMPGFGKNLRYRDIILNYPFPNTLVLKEMSGQNILDYLTQLSTYWIVKDNRIDINPKFLYPKREMYNYDMLDGIEYTMNISKNGKNFITDVKVDGDELILDKKYKLVLNNYRATGGGNFSFFPELKTLKEDTRDIAEVLIDYVKDNNYVKIEDKNNIKLKIVD
- a CDS encoding MATE family efflux transporter, with protein sequence MKKERSEMILHGNIYKIIAIISIPIILNNFIQQLYSLADAFWLGKLGTAEFASTSFTWPVIFLFNSIGIGLSIAAISLISQLLGRKDYLHAQKYADTLVNISLLFSIVFMLLGYFSADLIVKMMGATGDLAKYSIIYLKYSYLGIPFIFLYYIYSSILSAQGKNTIPTMISTICVILNMILNPIFIFDIIPFTSISGFGLGVKGAAVATVLTQGIMCIVGFIHLRINKDIIKLNLNSLIYIKWEKHILKRIYRITLPSVIGQVGTAIGFMIMNSFIQSYGTETVAAYGMVNRISGLLNIPPGGVGSAITSIIGQNIGNNNIKRVKETFKKASIIIIIMSIIIAIISFIFRYEILSFFISAPKDSVLMVQANSYMFYTLITLVMLNMFFVYQGLFQGSGNSKYSMAIDMIRLWIIRLPLILFFKNFTSYGATGIWLAMAISNVLVSMIAHAIYLKGGWQQGSFYR
- a CDS encoding ABC transporter substrate-binding protein; the encoded protein is MKKSRILSLMLAGLMLVGCQSKKAEDKKEEKQVETTKNFEGKTLNVVATSEKYKKLFDKFSDETKAKVEFLSMSSGEVIAKIKAEGGKPSADVWFGGGIDAFMKAKSDGLLEMYKPEGFDKIKEGFKDNEGYWISKGVTVVGFLVNNKILEEKGLKVPKTWEEIVDPKYKDEIIMANPAVSGTSFANVKGLIDKYGEEKAWEYFKKLNDNVKFYGKRGKDPQEKTVAGEFGIGIIPIDKSAFDVAEKNNLTAIYPEDGLCWVPEGVAIFKNSPNLEVAKAFEDFILRPENQQLIAELDGKDGGQMVIEGTKGYDLGLPKDKFIKEDIESFGSQREAILKKWAELTQGK